AGTCACCAATCCCAAGGGGCATCCCAATTACAGTCTAGTAAATGACAAACTCTACTATAAGGGACGACGTGTGATACctcaaacttcaacattcaagAACACCTTACTTCAGGAGTACCATGATAGTGTGACTGGGGGGCACAAAGGTGAACTTAAGACGTATCTCAGGTTGGCAATTGACTGGTTTTGGGCAGGAATGAGGAAAGATGTCAGTCGTTATGTTCAGCAGTGCAGCGTTTGTCAACAGCAAAAAGTGTCACAACGTTCACCTGCCGGGCTATTACAACCATTACCTGTTCCATCGCAAATTTGGAGTGATATAAGCATGGACTTTGTAGAAGGCCTGCCCATGTCTCATGGAGTCAATGTTGTGTTAGTTGTAGTCGACAGACTGTCGAAATATGCTCATTTCGTGGGTCTCAAACACCCATTTGATGCCTTCAAGTTAGCTGCGGTATTTCTCAAGGAAATAGTACGATTACATGGGTTCCCCACTTCGATAATTTCGGATCGTGACAGAATTTTCATTAGTACTTTTTGGAGTGAACTGTTCAGGTTACATGGGACGGAATTAAAGAAAAGTACggcgtaccatccccaaaccgaCGGCCAGTCGGAAATCGTCAACAAGAGCTTAGAAACTTATTTACGGTGTTTTATTGGAAGCAAGCCAAATTCTTGGGCCAAGTGGTTACATTGGGCTGAATATTCGTATAACACATCACCCCATGTGTCTACGAAAATAAGCCCGTTTGAAGCTGTCTATGGGCGTGACCCACCCCACCTGATGCGTATGGGAACAGGGCAAACACCTGTTTGTAGCTTGGAGGAATTACTGCAAGAGCGAGATGCAATTCTGGACGATCTCAAATTTTATTTAGTTAAAGCTCAACAGATAATGAAGACATCTGCGGATTTAAAGCGAAGGGAAGTGTCCTTTGAGGTTGATGAATTCGTTTATCTGAAATTACAACCATATCGACAGCAATCTCTAGCTCGCAGGCCTTATGAAAAGCTAGCTGCTCGATTTTATGGACCATACCAGATTGTGAAGAAAATTGGCACAGTGGCATACCAGCTCAAACTGCCAGATTCAGCCAAAATCCACCCAGTTTTTCATGTTTCCCAGTTAAAAAAATCTTTGGGACAGTCATCGGTTTCGCAGGAGCTTCCTTCGCAACTAACCTGTGATTTAGAGTTGAAAGTCGAACCGGAAGCATTGCTGGAAGTGAGAAAGGTTCAAGTGGGTAACACAGTGCGTGTTGAAGCATTAATAAAATGGAAGCATCTGCCAGCATTTGAAGCTACTTGGGAGGACATAAATTCCATACAAAATCAGTTCCCTGCTTTTCACCTTGAGGACAAGGTGACTCTTTGGGGCGGGGGTATTGTCATGCAGCAAAGTAATTCAAAAGCTTTAAAAGTATATACAAGGGCAAGACAGAGGGGCAAGGAAGTAATTGTTACAAACAGAGATAAATAAAATGTATAGTTATCGTATGGTCAGTAGTCAAATAGGTCACAGGGGTAAAAGAGACATTTCAGGGGAGGAAGGAAGTATGTACTGGGGAATAGGGCGTTGAATGAATGTTATGTTTTGGGTGATGTCTAATTAGGGTTTGGGAGAGACGGGCCTCTCGAACGCCCCGAGTGCTAATTTCAGTTGTAATTGTCAATCGTAGTAACTCTTGTTTCAGTAATTCAGTCTATTATTATAAATCGAGGTCTGTGTGAGTAAATCGATTATATTCCATTACAGTTTATGAATTTGGTTCTAATTATAATAATGTATTTGTTCATGATTGATGTATCTAGTTGTTTGTAGTCATGGTCATTAATATAGTTCGAATTAAGTCTTTTTATGATCTGGAGGATGAAGTTTAGTctcaatatttaattatatttctGATTCTTTCTTATTCTGTCTCTCATGTATGCTTATGTTCTCTGCTTATATATCTCCCTATGTTAATGTTTTTACTCCATCTGCCTTTAACAGTATGGCTGAAGAAGCAGGGATGTTTGTGGTTCAACAAACTGCTGGCAGTGTTTTATGCTGCAAATGTGGTATTCCAATGACACCAAATGCAGCAAATATGTGTGTCAAGTGCTTACGTTCTGAAGTTGATATTACAGAGGGTTTACAAAAGCATGTAATTATCATTCATTGCCCGGAATGCGACACATATTTGCAGCCACCCAGGACATGGATTAAAGCACAATCTGAGTCAAAGGAACTCTTGACCTTTTGTGTAAAGAGAGTAAAGAATTTGAATAAAGTTAAGTTAGTCGATGCAGGGTTTATATGGACTGAGCCTCACTCCAAGAGGCTCAAAGTCAAACTGAAAGTACAGAAGGAGGTTCTTAATGGCGCAGTCCTTGAACAAACTTGTACAGCGGAGTATGTTGTACAAGATCAGATGTGTGAATCTTGCACTAGAGTGCAGGCTAATCCTGATCAGTGGGTGGCTGCAGTTCAACTGAGGCAGCATGTTTCTCACAGGAGAACCTTCTTCTTTTTGGAACAGCTTATACTTAAGCATGATGCAGCTGCACGTGCCATAAGAATTACACAGATGGACCAGGGAATTGATTTCTTTTTCGCTAATCGCAGTCACGGTGTAAAATTCGTAGAGTTTCTGGGTAAAGTTGCTCCAGTCAAAAGTCGGAGTGACAAACAGCTTGTGTCCCACGATACAAAGAGCAATAACTACAATTATAAGCACACTTTCTCTGTTGAACTCTGCCCAATCTGTCGTGAGGATCTGATCTGCCTCCCCCCAAAAGTTTCAGCCAGTTTAGGACATCTTGGTCCACTAGTGATCTGCACAAAAGTAAGCGACAATATTGTTTTACTGGATCCCTTCACTCTTAGACACTGTTTTTTGGATGCTGATCAATATTGGAGATCAGCTTTTAAGTCCCTGCTTTCTAGTAGGCAGCTTGTCGAATATATAGTGTTAGATATAGAGTCTTGTGCTTCTGAAGTAATTATTGGTGGGTCCATGTATCTTTTGGCTGATGCTCAAGTAGCACGTTTATCAGATTTTGGAAAGAACGATACTATATTTTTTGTAAAAACACATCTAGGCCATCTTTTATCCCCTGGGGATTATGCCCTTGGGTATGATTTGCACACTGCCAACACTAATGATATGGAACTAAATAAATACAAAGGTTTTGTCCTCCCGGATGTGGTTTTGATAAAAAAGAGCTATGAGGAGAAACATACGAAGAAGCGTGGGAAGCCTCGTGCTTGGAAGCTTAAATCTCTTGGCATGGAAATTGACGATTCTGCCAAGGGTAAATACGATGAAGAAAAGATGGATGCAGAATATGAACAATTTTTGAGAGACTTGGAGGAGAACCCTGAGTTAAGGTTTAATGTGTCATTGTACCGTAACAAAGAATACCAGCCATCAGAAATGACATCTGTAACTGATGGAGAGGATGCTCCTACTGTGCCTTTGGATGAGTTGCTAGGTGATCTAAATTTAAGTGAAGCAGAAACTGTTTATGATGACATGAAGGAATGAATGGAAGCTCATCTATTTACTTCAAAATCCTAAAGGCAAGAGTTAGTATTTTTTCTTTGCTCTATTTCAAGTAGTGTGCTATAGATTCTGCTAGAAAAGACACAAATGATATTTGACAACTAGGAGAGAAATGTGAAAGTGAACTATGCAGAACAGGTGAACAAGAGAAACAAACAAGATATTACTATTGCTCACAGGTCTCAATATTCCCTTGCCCTCTCTATGCTTCCCTATTTAACAAACAATCCCTTTACATCCTTGTTACACTGCTTTCCTAACAACTTAGTAGCTGATATCCTAAATTACCCCTGCCCTCCTTACTTGGCCAGCTCACCTGTCCTGCATCTTTCTCGTTTTCACATTCCTCATAGAAAATGTCAACAGCAAAGGTGGCTTATGCTGATTTCCTGCTTAGTACTGCCTATTATGTTCACGAATAGCTGATCCTTGCCTGAGTTGATGAATTCCATTTCACATTTTGAATTCAACATTATATATTGATTGAATTATCATGATGGACATTGCGAATCTTTTACAGATATGTTATCTGATTGTGTGGCTTGATGCACTTTATTGTAGTGAATAAAGTTAACTTCAAATTTGAGAATTTCTCAAAAATGAATTTCAGATATCTTTAATGGTCATTTAACAGGAATTGGTGAGATTAGCTTAGGCTAAAACTTTTACTTTATGAGAATGATCAATTTACATGAGGGAATATTCCGTAAATAGCAATTGCTGAagtttttaatatatttatttttgttttttagTTAGGCGAATGAATTAACCAAGTCATGGTTGATTGTACCAGATTTATAGCAGTCATGCCAGAGCATTTGACCAAATGAAGCTTTTGGACAAGTAAATGCTGGAACTCGATTGACTGCAACTCTAAGATACAAGGTTTTTTCTGGTTTGTAATATGTTTGTGGACTCGGTATTTCCTAAAATTGCTCAGTTGCATATACTTGCTGTCACAAATTTGTTGTTTGTTTTATTAATTTCCACtggatttaaataattataatcaAGCCCTTTTTGGATAATGTGAAAGTTACAGGATCTCTCTTTTATCCCCTCCCTAAATTCATAGTTATGTAAGCCAGCCAATTGGTTTGTATGCCTACAAGCAAATGATTGTTGGCTCATAGTTACATACCCTCCACACCTCTAGAAGATCAAGGACAAACTCACTAAGATTCTCAATCTTTTAGTTTGTAGATTATTCCACTGCAATATGCAGTTCCAATAAGCTCAGAATTATCCCGATAACAAAGCATGAAAATAAGTCTTGTATGCCTGATGCAGGTGAACTTTGAGAAAAAACTATTTATGTTGACAAAACAATAAAAATAAACATGGACGGATGTCCCAAGGGTTACCCGAAGGTCAACGCCGCCTACAGAAAGGAGAAAAGAGACACAATTCGATAGTTTAGTATATTTCAAAATCAAGTCTGAGAGCATCAGTAATGGATGACCCATTTTTTACTATTTTGTGCCAGAGAAATGAGCCAACTAAAAGCACCACGATGGTAACAACCCAAAGGCTGTTTACAACTTCCACTTCCCCAAAAAACTACTTCCTGACTTAACTTTGACGGTAAATTAAATATCaatttttcattattttgaaaaatcgAAGAATACGTATTAGAGTAGATTACGTGTACTTTTTaatgatatattttttataaattttttcgATTATATACCATATGAAATTTTCAGTCAAAATTTGGTCAATTTGACCGTAAAAAATTAAACATGACAAGATAAATTGAAACGGAGGGAGTAATATTTAATCTTCTCTTTACTCCAACTCATTTCAAACAGCTTTTCCTTTGAATCTACTTCAATGCAAAACAATTTTTACAAAATTGTTAGCATGCACCCTACtattatttaatatttgtatcatgtttataatgttaaactatcatgataaatattttataatttatttattgatataaaatttaaattacataaaatttaaattacaacccaaatttaaaattaccaaataaaataaaataataattttaaaataaaataattattttaaaataaaatgaaaaactagttaaaatgatttccaaatcTAGACCATAAATGCTTAATCAAATCTGCCTGAAGATTGCAGTGAATATTTCTATAACGAATTTCAACATTTCTCTGCAGCATAGTCGCGAAGTCAGAATGGGTCCGTGCGATATTTTCACCGTTGAAGCATCATAAGTTGATCCCATCGTCGTAAGTAAAATAAGACAGATTCTCGTATGAATCCCTTTCATCTTCAACAATAATATTATACAATATGATGCATgcatatataatatttttaagaacagTTCTTCGCCAGAATCGTGTCGGTACTCTGTAAGGTtccgtaagagggctattttaagctagaagggggatTTAATaacttaattaccaatttaaaaattgttgtggagttttaaaaatatttttttcctttttaaaactttaccgagtggttatgcagtttatatgtgcggaaaataaagtgcaaggaaagaaaataccacacggtgattttatcctggttcgcgatggcgcaacctctaatagattcgctcacccctactccagtctccgagctcctctcccggactcgggattttcccttataataaactcgctactttagtaggcggagaagcctttacaccctttacaagtatttgtcttggtgcgtaacacaagggtcaccacctcaaaataaatattttacatacacaacttatcttagacaataactccccgctatttcttcaaagttgttgtagagcctttgtgtggacttggcttccttagcttttgccggtcttggatcttagtgatccggtcttggatctttcctcttcttcacggtgcgaagactactaactcctcgttagtacgtctaggacttgggtcttagaacgagaatcacctcacgtcaaTTCACctcacctcactacaaaactaataagacagtccacgaaacaaaacaagtaggaaaagatttgttttgaactagtatgttactttactagcccacaagtagtataatatccaaataagaatattaaaactaattagttatacttgacttagaataatacaagatggtcaagtatatttataattactcctttatagatttaataaagttgtgaagtaatatgagaagtccctttttatattaagcacttatggcttatgacttcttgcgtattcttcttctttcgattaagtatttatggatcgaagaatactttaattacaacctcggagttgtaattttacctttaagtatatcaacttaaggttttaaggtatacttgtatattgacgattataaggtcaaagtatactcttttaacttcaagcacgttaataagatttatgagtcttagccaagatccaattaaatgagtgcaagtaattggcttaagattgtaTTTTCGAAGTTTGGACTAAgaattacgagtattttatatatatcgtagtataaccccacggaacactgaaagatgttagaaggggcttatacgatatgactcgtaattgtttatatacacgatatgtgttagccaagatccaattaaatagcgtaaattaattggtgaaaggcatatgtcatagcctatttgtttattcgaggatttaactcaactcaaataagaatgtaataggTAAATAGTAGATCCACCGTCAAAGatatctctcaaagtaacatctgtcaaaagattcagaaacaatgttcatctacagacttgaggaattacttcactggaagaagttcaagaaattgatcaagcctcagtgatataaatcaagattgtggatttaatcaagtgacagagatctcgtcagggtatcaattaattacagggatttaatttgaagaaaatcatgttatcaaagtcaagacatgaagaaacgtcacggaagttagtcattcatgaaccagacagtacatcgaatgtcaacattgaagtggtggaattgattcataattttcagtgattttcagaagattgtcagaagagcggttgttgttcaagaataatattaattctctattaattaattaagtcatataatttaattaagaaaataaattatatctgcaaagattaatttattgattaattgaattaattggttaattaattctgaattaatattatgtatatTTAGAATTGATtgtgaattaatattcaatattaattcagcaagacaaacagTTGAACTGGTATgtcaatcaattgtcataccaaAAGTCTTTTCAGGTCAGTTAAactgtcataccgaaagtctttccagctcattcaattgtcttgccgatagtcttgccagttcatttaatagtcatgccgattgtcttgcgAGATCAATGAtttgtctcaccgattgtcttgccagtacaaCTCAATTATATTGATTGAATTATAAAATATCAACAGCAGCAGATCATTCAGACTACTACATTCAATATCCAACAACTCAAGAACAGAAAAGGAAAGCAGCAGAAAACTTATTATCTTCAACTACAATATTTCAgaacattaatttctagtatttattgttaaatctaaaccactagaaatcattctcttgttcttgtgtaattatctagcggatcaaaatccctagaacttaatctcaaattgcttttagcatttgatatttttattgcaaaaatagaaaaaattcatgtcgaatttattcaagatttgtaataatttatttgagattaattccttgtaaacgataccgttattgtaacacctttcaagtttaataatagttttatttaacttgaattttgtttcattttttattccgcatttaattcgattaaacggtatagtttgtattcaacccccccttctacaaacatattgggacctaacaattggtatcagagccttctgattaacgaacaaatcaagatcctagacttttgtgattcttccactccttgaatttttatttattcaaaaatttataatgacttcacaaaaagttggaaccgttaaaatcccactgtttgataaagaaaattatattatgtggaagaagaagatgctcttgttcttacaagttgcaaatcccaaatatctggaggtgttaaagaagggtccaaaaatttcgatggttattgaaccagaggttatagaaaatgatgttgtaattaccaaagctagaacctatgtaaaagatcctgaggatttttctcctgctgaaaaagaagaagcctccttggatgccagccttcaattaattttagtgattcccttgattccttgatgaacagacatgtgatgaactgtaaaaatttcaaacacatttgggaaactattgaggcgattaatgaaggcacagaggaagttcgggagaacaagttagagatcctaacctctgagtatgaacattttaaattcAATATAGGAGTAGGAATTACTGAAGTATTTGAGAGGTACAgtgcattgatcaacaacctgaacataaatggaaaatattattcaatcagggaggttaataaaaagttccttttaacactgccaactcatcttgaacatagaatcactgccataagggaagcgagagatctgagtgagatttctttggaaaggctctatggtgtgttaaaaacctatgagttggagcagattcagcagaaggaagtctacgggaaaggtagagtggtcaacacgtctactgctctagtagctgaacaacaacaacaacaacaacaacaacaatctcaacagtcagagagaatggttcagtcttccaaggctgaagaaaatgtgatagtagcataatttgatcctcctactacaaatcagtccggtgatgatttttactccttggaagagctggagcaattgaaagatgagtcaatggccctgattgtcaagagattctccaatatcagattcaagagtaatcccaagttcaagtacaattccaactacaacagattccagaaaggtggatcttcatcctctaacaccagcagtggtggatataaaacaaggatggttgatcggagcaccattcgatgctttaactgcaatgagttgggacactttgccacagaatgcaggaagccaaagcaagtaaggaagaactcttatgattctaatcagaagagtaaatctgaaaaggcttacctggcaaagggaaaaagttgggatgatactgacagtgaagatgaagaagttgggaatcttgctcttatggctattgatggaaacacttcatcctcaataaaagaggtaaaatttacggatgatgaattagtttatcatctaggaggctccttagattgtgctcgtcgtgataatgaattgttaactcaaaaaatcaaagaccttgagaaagaggtcaatgaattaagacttgtgcatattaatcaagacaatttaaaagaacaagtatcttttctagagaatagagttgactgttataaacaactcgaaactattctcaaagacaagatcaccggtcttgagactaaggttaaagttaactttaattcttgctctaagcctaaagagttctacaataagcaagctattaatcaaacatctggagtaggttatgattataatgttgttattggagaattaggcataaactcccctcctcatgtctgtgctaaaggtat
This sequence is a window from Apium graveolens cultivar Ventura chromosome 9, ASM990537v1, whole genome shotgun sequence. Protein-coding genes within it:
- the LOC141684077 gene encoding uncharacterized protein LOC141684077, whose product is MAEEAGMFVVQQTAGSVLCCKCGIPMTPNAANMCVKCLRSEVDITEGLQKHVIIIHCPECDTYLQPPRTWIKAQSESKELLTFCVKRVKNLNKVKLVDAGFIWTEPHSKRLKVKLKVQKEVLNGAVLEQTCTAEYVVQDQMCESCTRVQANPDQWVAAVQLRQHVSHRRTFFFLEQLILKHDAAARAIRITQMDQGIDFFFANRSHGVKFVEFLGKVAPVKSRSDKQLVSHDTKSNNYNYKHTFSVELCPICREDLICLPPKVSASLGHLGPLVICTKVSDNIVLLDPFTLRHCFLDADQYWRSAFKSLLSSRQLVEYIVLDIESCASEVIIGGSMYLLADAQVARLSDFGKNDTIFFVKTHLGHLLSPGDYALGYDLHTANTNDMELNKYKGFVLPDVVLIKKSYEEKHTKKRGKPRAWKLKSLGMEIDDSAKGKYDEEKMDAEYEQFLRDLEENPELRFNVSLYRNKEYQPSEMTSVTDGEDAPTVPLDELLGDLNLSEAETVYDDMKE